taagaaaggaaagaagagataaaagaaaccAAGAGGATACATCTTTTAtattgactttttgttttatctgCACAGTTGAACGCTACCCTCCTGTTTAATCCTTCATTGAGAACATGGCCACACTGCTCACAGAGGCTTCCATTCACCAGCTATGTGAGAAGAAGCCAACTGTCAAAATACATCCCCTGACCCTCTTCATGTACCATTGAATCTGCCCAGTGCCCTCTTGAGAGCACCTGTCACAACCTTGTTCCTCAGACTATAGACGAAGATGTTCAGTATGGGCATGAGGATGGTGTAGAACACAGAGAAGACTTtgtcctggcctggcctggcctgtggTAAGAATGTGGCAGCATACATGGTGGCCCCATAGAACAAGGTCACTGATATCATTTGAGATGAGCAGGTGgtaaatgctttcttcctttctttcattgaGCTCATATGGTGAACTGTGGTCAGAATTTGGGCATAGGAGGCGATCACCACAGAGAAAGGAATCAGCAGCATCAAAACACAGCACACATACATCACTGTCTCATCAGAGCTGTGTCTTCACACACCAACTTCAGGACTGCAGATGCCTCACAGAAGAAATGGTTAAGCTCCTGAGAATTGCAGAAGGGGAAGCTCATGGTGATGTGGGTTACGTGAAAGCCATCCAAAGACCCCCCAAATCAGAAACCTGCTGGGATCATCCAACAGACCCATTGGCTGATGAGGACAGGATAgcagaaaggatggaagatgaccACATAGTGATCATAGGCCATGAGGCCCAGCGGGAAGAACTCAGCTCCCACAAGGGAGAGGTAGGGGAAATGCTGAGCTGTGCATCCCACAAAGGACATTGTCTTTTGACCCAGCAGGTAATCAACCAGCTTCTTGGGTAGCTTCTTGAGATGTACATCATGTCAATCAAGGAGAGGTTGCTAAGCaggaagtacatgggggtgtggaggcaTGAGTCAGTACAGCTCAGGAAGATCAGGACGCTATTGTTCATCAGCATGGTGAAAAAGATGATAGAGATTATGGCAAAAAAGACAGAGATATCCCTTCTGTTGAACAGCCCCATGAAGGTGAAATATGGAGAGGTCGTAATATACCCTTGCATTGAACCCCTGATGGCTCTGCTGTGAcctaaaattttccaaataaaatgattACATATTCACAATTAACATAACAATATATGGGTTGATTTTTAGAAAGTGAACTTCTAAAAgttggaagaaaacatttaacaGTTACTTTGGCACTGATGCCTAGCAACTAATCTATTCTAGaatgtttttaagtaaaattgaTCATTTAACATCCATAATTTCTTAAATACCTTAGACAAGATGATGCCAGCAGATGTTATTGTGCTACATGATACACATAACAACACCTAGGCGTGCGTATCATGCTATGTTGCAGGTAAACATACCCTAGtctggtgtgtgtgtgaacatacTACCTGAGATATGTTTCAATTAGtatctttattaaataaatctttattataGGTGGCATCACCCCCATCTTCAAAATATCACAGTTCTGGTTGTGGGTAGTCTATGCCTACCATTTAGCCACAAATACAGCTGATCCATCATTTGGGCCATGAGTCCCTGTCTACATTATGAGTATTCTTTTGGTGTCACTTCATCCATGTTGCAACAAAAGTGTATGGGAAGACACAAAGTGGGCAATGGAAACTACTCTTGCAAACTCAGACATGAACAAGTCATCCACTACAAAAGGAATTCActgttttagaattattttgaacttttaggaaataaattttagttttagaatGATGAGTAATTAGCATTAGAATTATGATTAGCATTAACTTTAGCAATTAGCATTAACAATTAGGATTCAGAGGAAATAGCACATGAACATACATACTGAATTATAACCCATGTATTATTTTTGGAAACTGGAATTTTTTCATAGTGAtttataatttaaggaaaaactgAGTGACtgtgttttatataatttcaggtgatgataaaggaaaaaaaaacctgcagCAAACATTTTGAATGTTAAGGATGATTTTTATGTGCTTTAGGATTAAATATGACAAGGTGAGATATATTTTATCAGCATGTTTGGGACTTCAACTGATGAAACCAGTCAATTCTCTCaatattctaaaaatatgtgCACTTAAGTCAATTGAACTGCAAAAAATTACCGTTAAGAATAATGACATTGTGAAGAGTTTACCTGTGCCTCGTTCTTCATATCTATTGACTCATGATCTTCACAATAAAGCTAAGCAGCGATGAACTATAAAACCCCCATTTAGCCAATGGCAGTATTGAGAGTAATATTCCTGTGGTCAGACAGTCTGTTAGTGGTGGGGGTGTTTGGACCAGGTAGTCTCaactctctctgtttccttgcttACAACCCAGAGAAACAGCTAGACTTTTACTGTAGTTATCAAATAAAATGTTCCAACAATGTGAATctgttaaaattttaactatatgTAATCATTAATGTGACTAGTGAAAATGAGACATTTAAGAGCACATGACAAATTATTCtaataatgactatttttaaGTGAGCAAACGCTGTTTCTCATGTTTAGCTTCTTTT
The DNA window shown above is from Equus przewalskii isolate Varuska unplaced genomic scaffold, EquPr2 contig_R2139, whole genome shotgun sequence and carries:
- the LOC103544866 gene encoding LOW QUALITY PROTEIN: olfactory receptor 2T1 (The sequence of the model RefSeq protein was modified relative to this genomic sequence to represent the inferred CDS: inserted 2 bases in 2 codons; substituted 1 base at 1 genomic stop codon) is translated as MQGYITTSPYFTFMGLFNRRDISVFFAIISIIFFTMLMNNSVLIFLSCTDSCLHTPMYFLLSNLSLIDMMYISRXLPKKLVDYLLGQKTMSFVGCTAQHFPYLSLVGAEFFPLGLMAYDHYVVIFHPFCYPVLISQWVCWMIPAGFXFGGSLDGFHVTHITMSFPFCNSQELNHFFCEASAVLKLVCEDTALXETVMYVCCVLMLLIPFSVVIASYAQILTTVHHMSSMKERKKAFTTCSSQMISVTLFYGATMYAATFLPQARPGQDKVFSVFYTILMPILNIFVYSLRNKVVTGALKRALGRFNGT